From one Gemmatimonadota bacterium genomic stretch:
- a CDS encoding phytanoyl-CoA dioxygenase family protein: MTDYQIEHFHRNGFFFVPNPLDDDAMFEIDRCQRVVEPEWSKAGWAEGFNRGACQFFMVGEPLLQAVECPEFVGMARRILGCEDVHVGACGLGDASKIVSADGRLLQQVHWHADGGPDVRQVSMRTALDRHDPSNAPLRVLPGTHVRLREEVIEELRQIEIATGQHDEMPELLFASHPREVEVILDPRWTLVWTPSCWHATGVKTAAGPRRAMAWNYFPSGGRKRDVEALKYVIEGWEDWSDDRKRLWGL; this comes from the coding sequence ATGACAGATTATCAGATCGAACATTTTCATCGCAATGGATTCTTTTTTGTTCCAAATCCTCTGGACGATGATGCTATGTTTGAGATTGACCGGTGCCAGCGAGTAGTTGAACCGGAGTGGTCAAAGGCCGGGTGGGCAGAGGGTTTTAACCGGGGTGCTTGCCAGTTTTTTATGGTGGGCGAGCCGTTGTTGCAGGCGGTGGAGTGCCCGGAATTTGTGGGTATGGCGCGGCGCATTTTGGGGTGTGAAGATGTGCATGTGGGCGCGTGTGGGTTGGGCGATGCGTCAAAAATTGTTTCGGCAGATGGGCGTTTGCTGCAGCAGGTCCACTGGCACGCGGACGGGGGACCCGATGTACGGCAGGTGTCGATGCGCACAGCATTGGACAGGCACGATCCATCCAATGCGCCGTTGCGCGTATTGCCCGGTACACATGTTAGGCTCCGCGAGGAAGTTATTGAAGAATTGCGGCAAATCGAAATTGCAACCGGGCAGCACGATGAGATGCCCGAGTTGTTATTTGCCTCACATCCCCGTGAGGTAGAAGTGATTCTGGATCCGCGATGGACGCTGGTGTGGACGCCGAGTTGCTGGCATGCGACGGGTGTGAAGACAGCTGCTGGTCCAAGGCGTGCGATGGCGTGGAATTATTTTCCGAGTGGTGGTCGCAAACGAGATGTGGAGGCACTGAAGTACGTGATTGAAGGTTGGGAGGATTGGTCCGATGATCGGAAGCGGTTATGGGGATTGTGA